In Acidobacteriota bacterium, the following are encoded in one genomic region:
- a CDS encoding SpoIIE family protein phosphatase, translating to MTLAADDVVVMLSDGLPERFNPRDEMLDYERIFAALPALAHQSAEQIITALIRLGDEWSEGRPQDDDSTFVVIKVR from the coding sequence TTGACGCTGGCGGCGGATGATGTCGTCGTGATGTTGAGCGATGGCTTGCCCGAACGCTTCAATCCGCGCGACGAGATGCTGGATTACGAGCGGATTTTCGCAGCCTTGCCGGCGCTGGCGCACCAGTCAGCCGAACAAATCATCACCGCACTCATTCGCCTCGGCGACGAGTGGAGCGAGGGTCGTCCGCAAGATGACGACAGCACGTTTGTCGTTATCAAAGTTCGTTGA